Within the Calypte anna isolate BGI_N300 chromosome 28, bCalAnn1_v1.p, whole genome shotgun sequence genome, the region gccaaAGCACACAGAAGGGAGCACGttgttgtgtgtgtgtcccctccaAGCACAGCCCTCCCTGAGCTATGGCATGGAGCAACTTCACATGGTTTCTGTGGGAAGGGATGACCCCAAAGGGCCTGGATGGGGAGGGGGATACAGGGGACACGCTCCCACCCTATCCAGGCTCACCTGTTTGTGCATCTCGATGTTCAGGCCATAGGACATTTCGTAGTACTGCAAGGGAGAGAAGGCAGCATCAGCGTGGCCAGGAAGCCCAGGGGACTCTCAACctctctggtgctgctgtgcaggGTCAGCCTGACCACAAACACCCAGGCTGAGACCAGACCAGGCAGAGAAAATGGTCCCCAGCTCCTCTTGCAGGAGCAGAAGTGTCTCCAGCACAGGACCACAGAACAGACATGGTTCTCCTAGGGAAGGAGACAACCCCCATGGGAGCTGCTTTGCCACCTCCCTGCCACCATGGCTcatttgtggggaaaaaaacccagacagtAACAGCCACAGGAACCAGATCTCAGGGCCTGGCCACACAGCCCAAACATGAGGGGAAGCCAAAGCATCCCAGGGTTGCATGTCCTTTGATGGTTCAGATGAGACACCCCCCACCACCCTCTCCTTTCAGGTGGAGTTCACTAACCATGACATAATGACgctgaatttctgttttttctgttgccagctTTTCACATTCTAACTTcaagctgtaaaaataaagagaagagagggagagaggaagagagagagaccCCCTAGTCCCCCCCAGGCAAGATCTCCCAGGCTGGACAGAGCATGAGACCTCCTGGCACACCCCATGCTTCAGCCCCCTACTCTCAGATTCAAACTCATCTCCCAGCACAGGCCAAGAAAACCACCTGAGAGAGGCTGATAAAGAGGAGATGGACAGCAAAGGTATCCAGGCATCAGGGAACAATCGGCACTGGGTTGTaaccccctccccagcatctGCTTCCCAAATGGAGTGAGCTGCAAAGCTGAGTTACATTTCAAACcttgctctgcccagcaccatGCGGGGAAGGGGAGGTGATCCTGGCCAGCAGTGGGGGGATCAGAGGGACTCCGTGTCTGCTAAGTGATGGCTCCAGCTCAGTCCAGAAGCCAGGCttctggcaggaggagggagagcttCCCTCTCAAATGGTGTCACTTCCAGCTACCAAGGTGGTGCTTGGCACAGCCATCCTCCAGATGGaccacagcagcacaggatgGTGCTTCCCATCAGCCCACACCAACACTCGGTGCGAGGAGGAGCCCGGCTCTTGCCAGCACCAGTTAAGTGCCCAGCACCAAGCTGGCACAGGCTCTGGCAGCTTCTCACCTGTGGTATTGGTTCTGCAAGAACTGGAACTCCTCCTTGATGCGGTCCAAGGTCTCTGGGTAGGTCAGCTTGAGGGACTGGGGTGTGCTGGGGATGGCGCTGGCAgtgacagcagctcctgaggcaGCAGAGGGGGCCTGGAGATGGGCCTAGGCAGAGGAGAGACCCCCGGGTCACTGCTGCTGGCCCAGGGAGGGTCACAAGTCCCCCAGGGGTTTCCTGCACCTGGGGAAGAGGCTACAGGCGGGTCTGAGAGCACAGCACATgggaaaggaggcagaaaaagtTGTTGTAGAGAAAACCAGGCACAAAGGGCAACTGCTCTCCACCTTCTCAGCATCAGTTCAGCCACAGAGCCAAGAGAGGAGGATTAACAACCACGGGTGGTGCAGAGGATGCGGAGATACAACCCCCAGTCCTCTGGCCCAGCCCTGACAATGGAGATCCGTCCTCATCCACCTACCTGGCCCCATGGTCACATCTTGACCAAGACCCAGCTCCCAGCgtgtcaaaaaacccaaatccccgcagccctggggctcagcaTCGTTTTCAGAAGAGCCACAACAGCCCAAGCACGTTACACGCCACGGGCACAACTTCCCGGGCCACGGCCAGCACCTCCCGCTGGTGTAGAGCTGGGTTCGGGGTCGGAGGCAGAGACCACCCCAGTGGGGCTGCCGCGGCACCATGTGCTCGCCCGTGGCCCGGAGGGAACGAGGCCGAGGGGCGAGCTCACCGGAGGCCGGTTCTGCGGGAACATCTTTGGTACCGGACAGGCACGGGATCCCTCTCACCGCTCCGGGCCCTGCCACGGGCTCAGGATAGAGTTCTGGGGACGCTTCCCAGCTCCGGATCAGGCCCTGGGAGACAGACGGGGAGTCACGGCCCGGCGCTGCCCCCCTCCCGGTCGCCGGCCCCACCCGCGTCGCCCGGCCACCGGGGacccccgcccgccccggcccAGCCGCTTCGTATCCCCGCGGAGACTACGGGACCCTGGGGTGTCTCCATGCGCTGCGGGACCCGCCCGCCGCAGGACCCCCGCCGGCTCCCCGCCCCCGGCCCGCGCCCCCCGCGCCGCGCAGACAatggccccgccgccgcccgcagCAGGTACCGGCCACGGAGAGGGACCGGCCTCGCCGCCGGCCCAGCCCCGAGCAGGGCCGGAACCCGCCCGACGTggggggggagaagaagggatGGACCGGTACCGGAGGGGACCCAGTGCGGGGGGAACCGAACCGACCGGCGCGCGAGCGAGCAGGACAGGACTCACCGCGCtgccggccccggccccggccgTGAGCCCCTACGGTggggcgggccgggccgggccgagtCCAGCCGAACCGGACCGGGGTCGAGCGGGTCCGAGTGCCGGCGGTCAGAGCGGAGCCAGCCCGGGCCCGCGGCCCCTCCCGCCGCTCTGCGGAGCGCGATCAATGAACGAGCGCCAGCGCCAGCTCCACGTGGGGCCTGGCCCGTGCGGGCAAGCGCCCCGGCCGCCAGCCAATGGGAACGCCGCGGGAGCGGCCCGCCCCCACGTGGGTCCCGAGGAGCTCCCTCCTTATTGGCTATCCCCGCCGGGCGCCGCGGAAGGTGTCAATCTGGGGGAGGTGGAGCAGCCAATCAGGCGGCGCGGGCGGGGAGCGGCGGTTAACCCCTGAGGTGCCGGCGGGGAGCAAGGAGCGGGGCGggggctgctcccccccccccctttttattCCCCGATTCTGGGGGTTCTGAGCGGCCCAGACCCACGGCGGGACCCCCCGCTCCGCCCATGACCCCCGCACCCCCCCCCGCCGGGCAGCGCTTGGTACTTCGGCTTTTTTCTAATAAACACGAAAGACAAGAAATCATTGTGCCCCCTCCCCCGCGTTGTCCCCCCCGCCTcccctccttttattttaatttttttttctttaatacataAAAGAAACCCGAAATCctcccctggggctgcaggtcTGTCTCACCGAGAATTCCCTGCATCATGTGATGGCGGGGAGTGgcagcatccccccccccacagCACcgggggctgggctgggaaggggTCCTGGGCCCGTCCCTCTCACACGGCCTCGGGAGCCCCTTCCCGTTCCTCTTAAGGACCCCCCTTCATCCGAAGGGTCTGGCATCCGCCGGGCCCAGATGTGGATCAGCCAGCACAACCCCCCCTTCTCCTGTCCCCCCCGCTCCCTGCCAGCACCCGCCCCCCGAGGCAGCTTTCTCCAGCCCCGCGGGATGCTGCTCCGGGAGGCCCTTGGGAAAAATCCATCGTGGGtggatgctggagctggggaaagggaCCCCCACGTTGCCAATCCACACACCCTACACCAGCCCCAAAGCCCCCGCCCGGTCCTGCCTGccgtcccccccccctccccgagcCCTCCATGTTTCCAACCAGCTTCTGAAGGCCACACAACCcactggggttttcttttttaattttttttttttcccctggtgtttttctcctttcaggaGGACCGTTTGTTGTTCGACattttctgctgcctgcaggtcAATCCGGGCTTACACAgagcaggaaataaaacatttgaagagcagcagctgtgaggggtcagcctctcctcctgttCAACCTTAATCCAGGGACAGGCCCAGCCCCTTTCCTCCCCACCACAGCCCCGTCCCCTCTGTCCCATCACCAGCTCCGGGCCCATCCTCAGCCCGGAGCAGAGACACCGGACCTTGGGATGATCAAAGTGACTCCtctgagcagaaagcaaagcaaagccagaCACTTCCCCAGCCCCTTTCCCCAGATGGTGTTtgtccagcagctctgggcatcCTGCAGAGTTCAAATTTGCTGATAAATGCATCCCGTAAATTACCTGAGTGGTGGCTGCACCCAGGGGTGTTTAAGGACTCACATCTGCAGAGAGGGACAGCACAAGGCTCTGAATCTACaacaggagggggaaaaaaatccaaaagaaagagaatgatCCCAAAATATGTACCTGGAGACACAGCCACAAACACAAATGCACAAGGCAGGAAACACACAGGGGCAACCACAACAACAGAAACGTTGGAGTTTGATCTGGGTTTTGTGTCTGGTGTATTTGGAGCCATTCTGCATCTCTGGGGCACTCTGGGGTCTCAGAGCCCTTCTGGCTgagatggggctggggagagggggctTGAACTTGCCTTTGCTGTTGGTCCCCCAACACGTCACACAGGCCCAGCAGCCACTCAGGCCAGTTCCCAGCGTGACGTGGGTAGAGCTGGTGGGGCATGTGGGCCAGGGAATGAgcctggtccttagggacaaCAACTCGCCTCCCGGTCCTGGTAGAAaagaacaataataataatctcaACAAAACCACTGGAACCGAGCATGACTGCACAAAGGCCACCCTACACATGCCTGGAGGGCTCCGGAGTCCCAGAGCAATGGGCTCTGCCCTCCTCTCAGCCTGCGAGCAGGGTTTCCAAGCCACGAACCAGATCCTGTGGCTTTAACAGAGGCAGGGACCACCACCAGCCCTCCCCCCATGGGAAGCCCAGCCCCATCGCCCCTGTCTGTCCCCCCCGGCAGCCCCAGCATTATCTGAGAATAACTGCAGTCTCAGATGGAAATTCCGGGGGAGCCAGGGAGAGAGAACCCCTctctggagctggagagagCTGAGGGTGCCCCCACCCTTGCTACACCCGAGCTCAGCCCCCCAGAACGCGTGGGGTGTGTGGAAGGGGGGttgctggggaaggagagcagcaggggaggggtctcccttctcttcttaTACACCGGTCTGGTGGGAATATCGTTGTAGGAGCAGCACGGGAAAGGACCCTAGGAATGCCCACCCCATCCGCTGTTATGGTTTTCCCCTGAGCAAGCGCCAGGGCCGATGGGGAAAGGGCAGCGATCCCGCGGCAGCTCCACGCTTCTGGAGAGCAAATCCCTGGCACCGCCGCGGCTCCTGGcaagaggcagaaaacaaaactgctgctCGTACCCGCTGGCTGCTTCTCCAGGCtcagctgccagctcctccatgccagagaggggctggggctggcagagggggGAGCTCCCGGTGGTGCCCACCGCCCCAGCACAAGGCAGGGATGAGGCACCGGCCTGGGACCggctcctgcctggctgctctggtgAGAAAATGGCATCGTTTAACAAAACCCCCTGTGCGAgggcttcccccccccccccctctcgTTTCCTCCTTATTTTGCTATTCAATTTCTTCTCcagccccctccttcccctgctcagTGAGATCAAAGGAGTCTGTGGCACATTTCATAGGAATCGTAGACTAAAGGGTGTGGGGGGAGTCGGCACAGAGGGGAtcagaggggagaggaggagaaagaggaggagaagaagagaggcTGGAGGAAACACCCGAGCTCCGAGCCGGCGGCCCTGTAGTGCTGCCGGGGCTGGGGGCTTCTCCGCCGTGACCCCCGGGGGCCTGGCAACCCCGCGGGCATCGGCGGTCCCGGGGCCGGGGAAGGGCCGGGGGTGGCTCCGCCGCcgagctcctgctgccctctgctGCCGCCGCTCCGCTGGGTCCGTCCTGCAGCTCGGAACCGACGCATGGAACGGGACGGGACAGGACGGGACGCTACCAGGGTTGGGGGGCACGGAACAGGCACCAGGCACTCGCTCGCAACCGGGATGACACGGAGGGAGCTGCGGACGCCCCGGGAAGGTGTcacccacagccccctcccAAGGCGTCCTTGGGCAGGGACCAGGTCACAGCCCTCTGCCGCGGGCTCCTCCTGTGGCTGCCGGCCAGCCCAGGGGATGTTTATGGGATGAGTAACATCCTTCCTGGCATGGCCTCTGCCCGCTGCTCCTGGAAGCGTGCTGCGGGCACCGGGAAGCTGAgccccttctcctgcctcttgcCCCAGTCATCTGAGAAAAGCCCAGAGCAGGAAGAAACCTGGGGATAGAGCAGTGCAAACGAATCCAGAGGCATCCCGTTAAATCGGCAGAAATCCCGGGTGCCAGGGAAAGGGGAGGATGCTGCGTGGCAAGgcaggaggcaggcaggaggcacAGGTTGGGGGAGGCAGCCCTGGGCCCCATCCGGAGGAGGGCTGGAAGCCAGAGACTGGCTGAGCACTGGCCAGAAGCAGCTTGTTTTGGAAAGAAGGCGTCTTGGCTGGGTGCTTGGTGCGTGGAGCTGCTGACGCTGGGGAACAGGATGGTTCTGAGAGCAGGTCCAAGCCATGCCTCGCAGGCCAACGCTGCTTGGCTTCAACCCGCAGCTCAATCTACCCCAGCACAACCAGGACCGAATCCCTCACTCCTGAGTCACTCCCTGCCAAGCGCCCGACAAGGTGCTCCAAGGGCCTGGTCACAAGCAGGCAAAGTGCCCAGAGCCACATCTCAGCCCGAatgccagaggagctgcctggcaACCGCCGAGCAGGACACACAGCTCCGACCCAGGGAGCTTGGCACAACTTCAAGCTTCGAATGAGGAAAGTGAGGCACCCAAGTTTGTGGGGGGGGGCACCTTCCCTGACCCACAAGACCCTGATCACCCACCCTTCAGCTTCCCAGAGTGACACTGGCCCCCTGAGCCCATCCCAGATCTCCATCCacctggggcaggagcagctttgcTCCCAGGCTGCCCTGCCCCTCGGAGCCGCACACTGCAGCATTGTGGCTCAGCTGGTTTTTCCAGAGATGAATCCAAGGAGCGAAATCAGATCCCAAGGGACGGCAGCAGCACGTTCCTGGCTGCACAGAGGAGCTGTTGAGACAATCCCAGGAACCAGGGCAACTACTGGGCACCGTGGCTTGGCCAGAGGAAAACCAAGCAGACCAGCTCCCAACTTGGGCTGTGCCTCACTGCCCCcgactccaggagctgctgctttacaGAGCTTTGTTTGCAAACCCTGCGGCAGAGACGCCCTGCCCTGGCACTTCCTACCAGCTTTGTTTTACTCCCATCAGATACTAAACAACCAGCCCGAGGGCTGGGACGAGAGGAAGGACCCTGCTGGAGGACCAGGGAAGGGcttgaaggggggggggaagctcttaaaggaaaacagaaaagcagcgTGTGGTGAGGGAGTTCCCTGAGCACAGGGGAGGTATTTTTTGGTCAGGGCTTGTCTAGACTGGAGTAACCCACGCTGTGTGCAAGCACATCGATACAGGCAGCGAGCCTGGGGCGTGCGGggtgctgcttctcccagcccagagcatcccagctgTGCTGACAGAAGGCAGGCAAGAGCCTCTGGAGGTAGAGGCTGGCATTCCAACCCTGAGGGACTCTGGGTGCTCCCGGGCCCTGTCCCCCAGGCCTTGGTACCCTGCTGAGCCCAGGATGTGACCAGGTAGAGGGAGCTTACAGCAGCTGGGACCCCAGGGGTCCACCCAGGGCCCCCTGTGCCACACCGGCTGCTCTGCCCACCCCAGACAAGGCCCAGGCAGGACCTGATTTTCCCCAGGCAtcatgggcagagctgggatgtcCTCACCTCGACCCAGCCCCCTGCTGACTTTTGAGTCTGGTCCATCCTGGCCCTGACAGTGCCCCCATTGCTGCTCCACAGAGCCCGGGGccactgcctgtccctgcagagGGAGGGACACGGTGGCCATGGCAAGGCTCCCTCCTGGCcctgccttccctctgctccGGCTGCCGGAGCAGCAAGCACAAAACGTCACTTTTTCCGAGAGCTtctccctgccttcccttcccttcccccttgcAGAGGCCAACTGCAGTGCTGGAGAGCACAGGAGGCTCCCAGGGTCAGAACAAAGGCAGCGCCAGGACAGGATCCATCCCAGATGGATCCAGAGCCCTGCACTGTCCCCAACTCCtctcccagggctggcagccaAAGGACAACCCCCTCACAAGTGACATTCTGCAGGCAGCGTGGGCAAGGAGCACCCAGCCAGCTCCACAGCTGCCAGGGCTCCCTCCCATGGAAGAATGCTTGCTGCTCCCATTAGTCCCACTTGAGTCAGGCTCTCCTGGGACAACTGGGAGAAGGGTTCAGCAGCCCTGACAGCCCCAGCTGAACCTCCCTGCTTATGAAGGACCACGTTCCCTTGGAAGATGAAATCCCTAGGCCCATCCACTCCAAGGCCAGGAACACCCATGGACTAAGAGAACAGGCCTGGACGCAGACATTCTTTGAGGATgatctaatttaaaaaacatatttttacaaaaacacATCATAATGAAAATGCATGGAGTTTAAAAGAGGCCCACAGTGTTCCagtgctggaggcagctgtgtGTCAGCGAGGGGACTGCTCCGGGGTCCATTCCCCACCTTCCCAGGGTttctggagtcctgtgtccagctcCATATCCCCATCTCTTTTCCTTTACCACAGAAAGCTTCTCCCCTACTACCCCCCACCCTGCACACCCTAAAGCATCAGCTGAAGCTGCAGGAGAGACAAAGGTCTGTGCATCCCCAAGGCAGGTGTGTGGGGAGCTCTGGCTCCCGGCATTGCCAGAGGAGAGTGGAGAAGATCCTCCTGGACAGCTCAcgccagctgctggcagccaggacTGCTTTTAAAGGTGATCAGTGAATAGAGACAAGCTCTGGATTGCTTTAATCCTTTCCAAAAAAGTATTGCTAACCCAGCAGCTGTCCTCCtgcccccccccaccccccagctcccccaccGGGTGCCTGTGAGGATTTGTACTCATAAGGCTGGGTAATTTGACAGGGATAACAACACATACTCAGCACAGAAAACCTCAGGCTTCCCAACGCGTTTGCTCTTGGCTCGGTGCGGTTTGCCAGCGTGATAAATCCACCCCCACGTgccaccctcccctccctccacgCAGAGGGCTGGGAAAGCAGCTTCGAGGTGTGACTCAGACACAACAGGGGACCCAGGACCTCCCCTTCCTACGGGCGGGATAAGGGAACCCAGGACCTCCCCTTCCCACGGGCGGAGTGAGGGGATCGCCAGGCACCGGCAAGCACGGAGGAACTGCAGGGaccggggtgggggggggggggcccgGGGGTGGCCAGGACTGTCCCACGGGTACCTGCAGCAGCAAGCGGCACCAGGAGCCAGTGGTTGACACGGAGCCGGCATCCCCGTCCCCCCGGCGCCAGGAGCGGTGCGGGGCGAGGGCGCGGGGCGGGGCTGCAGCTCACGGGGCACCCCGGTAGCTGTAGTGATTGCGGTCGGGGTCGCTGAGGGTGAGCGGGAGGCTGGGCTTGCGCTCCAGGTCCTTCTCATCGCACTGCCGCGGGGGACGGTGCTTGAAGAAGTCGGAAACGTAGCGGACCTGGGAGGGACGAACAGGAAAAGTGTTTTAGGGATCCCTCCGGCAGGCTGAGCTTCAGCCAGGGGTGATGGGCAGAGCATCGAGGTCTCGCAGGGGACACTCACGATGAGGATGGCAATGAGAGCCCCTTggagcagccctgccagcacaTCACTCCAGTGGTGCTTGTAGTCAGACACCCGGGTGTAGCCCACGTAGATGGCGAAGGCGATGAGCAGGAACTGGATGGTGGGACGCAGCAGCCGGGCCCATTTCCCCACCAGCCGGGCTTGCACGTAGAGCTGGGCAGGGAATTGGGGAAGCAATCAACCACCCAGCACAGGGGGCATCGACCAGCCTGCAGATGGGGTGCTCAGGGCCCCTTATGGACCACCTGGAGGACGGGATGCAGGGGGCTTGCTGCACTTACCGCCAGGAACATCATGCAGTACATCCCAAAGGAGGAGTGTCCAGAATAGAAGGACAGTCTGTGGGGAAAAGGGACTTGTCAGGCCATGAGAGTGAGCCCCCAGTGTCCAGCTGTCTCCCCACAATCCCCCCATGTACACTGTGGGCTCTGTACTGCTGCTGTAGAGCATCGATACCCATCCAGGAGTGCCACCACACTGCAGGAGCCCAGCACCacagggctggaggaagggacGTGTCCTGTGGCCCCACAGCTCACCTGGACTCAGTGACATTCCTGCTCTCTCCTTGGCAGACATTCTCCAGCTGCACATAGATGGAGCAGTTCACCTTGGACCAGTCAGGATTGCAGACAGCCAGGAAGTTTGGCCGGAGGCGGCCGATCATGTATTTGGCCAGGTCAGTCAGGGACTGGCTGATGGCCCCCCCAAAGAGGAAGGTCCCCACCACCTTGtagagggcagccaggtagtTGTTGAACTCTGATTTGGAGTAGAGGCGCTCTGTGTAGACCAGATAAGCCTCCCCTAAGGAAATCTGCAGAGACCAAGGGGTGAGGGGTGACAGTGTTGGGTCACTgagcagccccccagcaccAGGACACAGGATGCTCTCGAGgtcccctccctgccacagGACCTCACAGGgcttctctcctccctgcagggaACCAACCCCATGGGATATGGGCCTTTCCCCTCAGAGGGAGCTGCtgacctgcagcagcacagcgCTCAACTAAAGGGTCCTGTTGGACACAGTTGGTGGGCTGTGCTGGAACCCAGCTCCTGGATGCTGTATGCcagggtgtccctgccccagaGGGAAGGGGTTGGTGCTTCCTTACAATGACAACAGTGCAGGTGATGGTCACCCCAGCCATCAGGCCATGGGTGATGGTGTCTGTCTTGTAGGGGTAGCGGATGGAGTCATCGTTGCAGTAGAAGCCCCGCTTGTACGGGGAGTTCACCAGCGTCAGGATGACAAAGGGCAGAGACGCTGCAAGGCAAAGAGAAGGTGACAACTGGGGATGCTTTCCCACAGGCTTCCAGCTCCCACCCCATGCCTCAACCTCTGCCCCTCCTTGGGGACACAGCTCCAAGCTGCCTGCACCCAAGGCTGAAGGACTCGCACCCGCCAGCACGCCAGCCCAGCTGCTGATATGGCCCTATCAGTGCCCACAGCTGCCTGAGGCACACAGATTACCACACAAGATGGCACCTGCAGAGCCCCCACTGCTGCCCCACTCCTCCCAGGCACAGCCACAGGAGACAGGGCTGATCTTCTGCCCTCTCCTCACGCTCCCCA harbors:
- the PLPP2 gene encoding phospholipid phosphatase 2 isoform X2, which codes for MAGVTITCTVVIISLGEAYLVYTERLYSKSEFNNYLAALYKVVGTFLFGGAISQSLTDLAKYMIGRLRPNFLAVCNPDWSKVNCSIYVQLENVCQGESRNVTESRLSFYSGHSSFGMYCMMFLALYVQARLVGKWARLLRPTIQFLLIAFAIYVGYTRVSDYKHHWSDVLAGLLQGALIAILIVRYVSDFFKHRPPRQCDEKDLERKPSLPLTLSDPDRNHYSYRGAP
- the PLPP2 gene encoding phospholipid phosphatase 2 isoform X1; the encoded protein is MERRKVFVVLDVLCLAVASLPFVILTLVNSPYKRGFYCNDDSIRYPYKTDTITHGLMAGVTITCTVVIISLGEAYLVYTERLYSKSEFNNYLAALYKVVGTFLFGGAISQSLTDLAKYMIGRLRPNFLAVCNPDWSKVNCSIYVQLENVCQGESRNVTESRLSFYSGHSSFGMYCMMFLALYVQARLVGKWARLLRPTIQFLLIAFAIYVGYTRVSDYKHHWSDVLAGLLQGALIAILIVRYVSDFFKHRPPRQCDEKDLERKPSLPLTLSDPDRNHYSYRGAP